From a single Populus nigra chromosome 18, ddPopNigr1.1, whole genome shotgun sequence genomic region:
- the LOC133678498 gene encoding uncharacterized protein LOC133678498 — translation MMIGHRRPPISPSPSRAILQSKLTKLVSRHEQMKISYQQLKSQIDTGLHQAEEVFASLAIPLMKLVGLKTVEMASEGRFTTIVIDNSDLNQGENFASGAAIAGKEIIEKRKVQFVQLVKLLRQIESQVNSSQDEILQNLDNHHGFLQKLIQKSIGLVSTLDSENHDTTVITVRLLQTISHHVTTVLRSVMDGVDDLIQGLSQQMCNPMLEYAKGLKDDMKNGACMRLLAMADKMEKVMKDGRVELEDARKKARLAEERKIEALCKLKETVERVRKLKEHVTSLSEAKRGLRDSSFSEKFSDMEEDRTKDDKLLWGILKKKRKCKVPESPLGPEMLLYFGATKDNHKPKGVRPLSNHKPARRSCTAGLSPKTPFLNALIPLGSSPSAVNQPVTSLRHTTH, via the exons ATGATGATTGGCCACCGTAGACCTCCGATCTCCCCGTCACCGTCAAGAGCGATTCTCCAGTCGAAGCTCACAAAACTAGTCTCTCGCCACGAGCAAATGAAGATCTCATATCAGCAGCTGAAGTCTCAAATCGACACCGGTTTGCACCAA GCAGAAGAAGTGTTTGCGTCTTTGGCGATTCCGTTGATGAAGCTTGTTGGTTTAAAAACTGTGGAAATGGCCAGTGAAGGACGATTCACTACAATTGTAATCGATAATAGTGATCTTAACCAG GGAGAAAATTTTGCTTCTGGAGCAGCCATAGCTGGAAAAGAAATCATAGAGAAACGGAAGGTGCAATTTGTACAGCTTGTAAAACTCCTTAGACAAATTGAGTCCCAGGTCAATTCAAGCCAAGATGAAATCCTCCAGAACCTTGATAACCACCATGGCTTCCTTCAAAAACTCATTCAGAAATCCATAGGTTTAGTGTCCACCCTTGACAGTGAAAACCACGACACCACTGTCATCACAGTACGGCTTCTCCAAACCATATCCCACCATGTAACTACAGTGCTTAGATCAGTAATGGATGGTGTGGATGACCTAATACAGGGATTATCTCAACAGATGTGTAATCCTATGTTGGAATATGCCAAGGGCCTCAAGGATGATATGAAGAATGGAGCGTGCATGCGTTTATTGGCCATGGCGGATAAGATGGAAAAAGTGATGAAAGATGGCAGGGTTGAGTTGGAGGATGCAAGGAAGAAAGCGAGACTGGCTGAAGAGAGGAAGATTGAAGCGTTATGCAAGCTGAAGGAAACAGTAGAAAGAGTGAGGAAATTGAAGGAACACGTGACCTCTCTTTCAGAAGCCAAAAGAGGACTTAGAGATTCTTCATTTTCAGAAAAG TTCTCAGACATGGAGGAAGACCGAACAAAAGATGACAAGCTATTGTGGGGgatattgaagaagaaaagaaaatgtaaagtaCCAGAGAGCCCCTTGGGACCTGAAATGCTTTTGTATTTTGGTGCCACTAAGGATAACCATAAGCCCAAAGGGGTGAGGCCATTGTCCAATCACAAACCAGCCAGAAGGAGCTGTACAGCAGGGCTGAGTCCAAAAACTCCATTCTTGAATGCTCTGATTCCTTTGGGCTCATCACCTTCAGCGGTAAATCAACCAGTAACTTCATTGAGGCACACTACTCACTGA
- the LOC133678638 gene encoding probable beta-1,4-xylosyltransferase IRX10L, whose translation MEIWKWVFVGVLWYAGFVLSTGAVELGRSQHTERISGSAGDVLEDDPVGRLKVFVYELPRKYNKKILQKDPRCLTHMFAAEIFMHRFLLSSPVRTLNPDEADWFYTPVYTTCDLTANGLPLPFKSPRMMRSAIQLISSNWPYWNRTEGADHFFVVPHDFGACFHYQEEKAIERGILPLLQRATLVQTFGQRNHVCLKDGSITVPPYAPPQKMQTHLIPEKTPRSIFVYFRGLFYDVGNDPEGGYYARGARAAVWENFKDNPLFDISTEHPATYYEDMQRAVFCLCPLGWAPWSPRLVEAVIFGCIPVIIADDIVLPFADAIPWEEIGVYVDEEDVPNLDTILTSIPPEVILRKQRLLANPSMKQAMLFPQPAQPGDAFHQVLNGLARKLPHDRSVYLRPGEKILNWTAGPVGDLKPW comes from the exons ATGGAGATTTGGAAATGGGTTTTTGTTGGGGTTCTTTGGTATGCTGGTTTTGTATTGAGTACTGGTGCTGTGGAGCTGGGCAGGAGTCAACACACTGAGAGGATTTCAG GAAGTGCTGGTGATGTTTTGGAAGATGATCCTGTTGGAAGGCTGAAAGTTTTTGTCTATGAACTTccaagaaaatacaataaaaagatTCTGCAAAAGGACCCAAGATGCCTCACCCACATGTTCGCAGCTGAGATCTTTATGCATCGGTTTCTATTATCTAGCCCTGTTAGAACCCTCAATCCCGATGAAGCTGATTGGTTTTATACTCCTGTATATACAACCTGTGATTTGACAGCAAATGGCCTTCCTTTGCCTTTCAAATCACCGCGAATGATGAGAAGTGCTATACAGCTTATTTCTTCAAACTGGCCCTATTGGAATCGGACGGAAGGTGCTGACCACTTTTTTGTAGTGCCACACGACTTTGGAGCATGCTTCCATTATCAA GAAGAGAAGGCTATTGAAAGAGGAATTCTTCCCTTGCTCCAACGTGCCACCTTGGTGCAAACTTTTGGACAAAGAAATCATGTTTGCTTAAAAGATGGTTCCATTACTGTTCCTCCATATGCTCCTCCACAGAAAATGCAAACCCACCTGATTCCTGAGAAAACTCCTAGGTCAATTTTTGTGTACTTCAGAGGATTGTTTTATGATGTAGGAAATGACCCAGAAGGTGGCTATTATGCAAG AGGTGCTAGAGCAGCGGTCTGGGAGAACTTCAAGGACAATCCGCTTTTTGACATTTCCACAGAGCACCCAGCAACATATTACGAAGATATGCAGCGAGCTGTTTTCTGCTTGTGTCCCCTTGGCTGGGCCCCATGGAGTCCAAGATTGGTTGAAGCAGTGATATTTGGCTGTATCCCTGTTATTATAGCAGACGACATTGTTTTACCCTTTGCTGATGCAATCCCATGGGAAGAAATTGGGGTGTATGTAGATGAGGAAGATGTTCCAAATTTGGACACCATACTCACTTCCATTCCACCTGAAGTAATATTGAGGAAGCAGAGACTGCTCGCTAACCCTTCAATGAAGCAGGCTATGCTATTCCCACAACCTGCCCAACCAGGAGATGCTTTCCATCAAGTATTGAATGGACTTGCACGAAAATTGCCTCATGATAGAAGTGTTTACCTTAGGCCAGGTGAGAAGATCTTGAACTGGACTGCAGGTCCAGTTGGTGACCTGAAACCTTGGTAG
- the LOC133678332 gene encoding mitochondrial import inner membrane translocase subunit PAM16 like 2-like, whose translation MAARLLANLLVMGSGIMVRAFAQAYRQALANASKSGVAHETVQNIRRGSKMISEPEARQILGITEHSTWEEILQKYDKLFENNAKNGSFYLQSKVHRAKECLEEVYQKKAEGNV comes from the exons ATG GCTGCAAGGCTGCTTGCTAATTTGCTTGTCATGGGATCTGGAATTATGGTGAGGGCATTTGCTCAAGCGTACCGTCAGGCACTTGCAA ATGCTTCAAAATCTGGTGTTGCCCACGAAACAGTGCAGAATATTAGAAGAGGAAGTAAAATGATATCTGAACCAGAAGCCAGGCAAATTCTAGGCATTACTGAGCATTCAACATGGGAGGAGATCTTGCAG AAATATGACAAATTGTTTGAGAATAATGCCAAAAATGGTAGCTTTTATCTCCAGTCGAAGGTTCATAGAGCTAAAGAATGCCTTGAAGAAGTATATCAAAAGAAAGCTGAGGGAAATGTATGA